DNA from Brassica napus cultivar Da-Ae chromosome C4, Da-Ae, whole genome shotgun sequence:
gtactaaactttttgaataaccaATGAATCAGAATGATAACGAGCATAAAAACAATAAGGACGCAGCAAGATTGTCTACTTCCACGTCTTGTTCTCTCATCCACTCTTGTGTCTACTATTACTTCGCTCCACTCCTCCTCTGTCACGCTAACTGTAACATTCTTTGCTGTGCAACCGCAGATCTCACACACACTGCCAGGAACACAACAAGAGAGGTTTAAACCATGACTTTCCTGTATAGATTTGACTTCATACTGAAACTTCAAGATTGTGGAGGTAAGTCAAACATAAGAGAGTCCATAACATTACCAAGCTAATAATGAATTCTTTACCTGTTTCCTCTTAGCTTGAACCAAGCTTCTGCGCAGTGAAAATGGGCAAGGCCAAGCTCGTTTTTGCATTTGCAACCAATCTGAATCAACTCCAGGGTTACTACTGTCTTACCAGAAACTCTATCAGGTGTTTGATCAGACCCAACATGACATATTCTGCATATACTTTGCCCATTATCACTTTCTCCTCCACAACTACTCAAATCCACCACGTGGTGGAGCTCCTTCACATTTGCTTCTGTTAAGGCATCACTCTCACCATTTTCTTTTCCTTGTTGCAGTTCAGTCTCATTTCGTTCTTCCCCTTGTTTCGAGACAGAGTCACTGGTTTCACCCTTGACATCAGTAACAAGCATAGATCCACACGAACTTTCACAAACACTAATCGATCTCGAACAACTTTCTGGGTCCATTTATCTACACAAAAAAACGTGGGGTTTCAGCTCCCAGGATCCTACAAAGTTCGAGATCAAGTATGATTGTAATCAGACACAGTGTGAACATAAACAACATTGCCCCCAAAActgaaaaccatgtaaatagctcaaaaaatcaaaactttaccAGAATCCAGATCCGCTTGAGAGAAAAGAGACGAACTTTATTAGCCAGAGAAACAGAGGAACTAAGAAAATCTCAACAAAGGTTTCGTTTTGTTTCAGCAACTGATCAGAAAATGGCCTGAGATCCCTTGAGGGAAAACGTATGATCGTCGCTACAGTTACCCTAATCTGCTACTCTTCGGTTGAAGTTTGTTTCTTTCTATAAAACTCTGAGATGAGATTGGTTTTTAGGCAGTAAGACAAGAAGCCACTGTGTTAGATATTAATGAAAGTCTGTTTGTTTCGGTAAGGACGAGCTAACAGAAGATTTGGTACCCTTTTCTCAAATCAACTCTAATTCAATTTAATTAATTAGCAAAATTTTGACCCAAATAGATACAAAATAAAATGGCAACTAGTATATTGTGGtaaaataaattagatttttctatataaaaatgaaaatattgtaatCACATGGTTCTCTATCTTTTTGTCAtcttattcataatttttttttaaacattattttaattaatagtattatttaaatttttattttaatatatatatatatatatttatatatatatcatgatatttaaaataattaataaaaattaaccaATTCTACAATATATAtgctattattttaaaaaaaaaatatatatatatatatatatatatatattaataatatgctATATCATATGGTCTTTATCTTTTTGTATTAAACATTGGTCAgaattagatatatattttctcTAATTTTGATTGGAAATATTAATCcaaatacaaattattaaaatatcttatatattaaaaaatattaaaaaagaagtcacaaccttgattcatgtgtgattttttaaaaaatggacctaattgACTTATTTCTAGAAAGCCATGTTACATTTAGTCtgtaattttatcatttaaattttgggcctaccaaaAATTTTTATtaggctatcaataattggatttaaacaatagatgatccattggatttatagataatataaattaaatagatataatttaatgttgtaatattatacctccatatgttaattatttaaatatttgtcgatgttaacttttaaaattataaagattttttttaaataacaaaaatcatattatctaacaatgattaatctttactaccttaaactaatgaattttttttttgaaactatatagtttattttaaacattaaacaaaaactaaatgtttaattatttactcgataatttAAATCTATGAAGGGAaaggtttaatttttaaaaaactttctaaatttgtgaaattttacaatatctttgaatatgacaataaatcaatattttactaatctttatatatatagttacgattttaataatgaaataataatccgaaaaatatatatatagaagaaaatacaaatacatgtgaaagtttgaaacaatctattcaatgaaaaaatataccgcaaacttattatgttttaaaaattgatagacacatatatattataatatatatcaattaataattgaaaacaaaatgtttatataaaaataaatgaaaacaaaaattcgtgcggttgcgcggatcgagatctagttaaaGTTAAGATTAAAGGTAAAGCATCATTGAAAATAGAGAAATTCTCTAGGATAGAcctaaaatttttttgtaacaaatatagaccttaaaaataaaaataataatgttttatcaaaaaagtaaatatatacttatacccctagggttaattaatctagacattaCGGTTTATAGTTAAGAGGtagaatttagagtttaaggtttagagtttagagtttagaatttatggtttagggtttagagttgaggagtgAGGTT
Protein-coding regions in this window:
- the BNACNNG58540D gene encoding uncharacterized protein BNACNNG58540D → MDPESCSRSISVCESSCGSMLVTDVKGETSDSVSKQGEERNETELQQGKENGESDALTEANVKELHHVVDLSSCGGESDNGQSICRICHVGSDQTPDRVSGKTVVTLELIQIGCKCKNELGLAHFHCAEAWFKLRGNSVCEICGCTAKNVTVSVTEEEWSEVIVDTRVDERTRRGSRQSCCVLIVFMLVIILIHWLFKKFSTKTK